A stretch of Blastocatellia bacterium DNA encodes these proteins:
- a CDS encoding STAS domain-containing protein, with the protein MNITERQVGDVTILDLEGKILLGEGDVQLKQHVADLITRGVRRVVLNCQEVPYMDSSGLGEVVRCYTAVKRAGGELKLVNLTKRLVDLFTITKLITVFETFDSEEKALKSFQK; encoded by the coding sequence ATGAATATCACAGAGCGACAAGTAGGAGATGTAACCATACTAGACCTAGAAGGAAAAATTTTACTTGGCGAGGGGGATGTACAATTAAAACAACACGTTGCAGATTTAATTACTCGTGGAGTTAGACGAGTAGTATTAAACTGTCAAGAAGTACCTTATATGGATAGTTCTGGGTTAGGTGAAGTGGTTCGTTGTTATACAGCAGTAAAGCGGGCTGGAGGCGAGCTAAAGCTTGTAAATTTAACCAAACGTCTAGTAGATCTCTTTACTATTACTAAGTTAATTACAGTTTTTGAAACTTTTGATTCTGAAGAAAAAGCTCTAAAGAGTTTTCAAAAATAA
- a CDS encoding TonB-dependent receptor, protein MRPLLRTLVYLSLLGLLFGGTVYVPTAYAQSQATAADLVGIIKDETGAVIPGATVTLRNPQTGNERSTTTDESGTYKFLAIPPSTYEVSIEAAGFNRTVNENVVLTLGQAARLDIELKIAGDVSEEIIVTAAPAVVETSKTAVTQTIDEERIDNLPINGRNFLNFALTNAQIGRDNSPPVGPAPTTGLNFAGQRARSNLVQVDGADNIDNSVNAARSTVSQEAVQEFQVVINSFAAEFGRTAGGVVNIVTKSGTNDFHGNVFGFLRQRAIQARNALAFQPPGTDRPAFTRGQYGFSLGGPLQKNKTFFFIALDQTRRQESGFSQIGLDPAVFDSTAEQRAFIAANAGTTAGGLYQQLTVAGAGVARTGINPLNGMRQFFVTALLSGGQFGAIPASFRPLSNIQNVYPISDKFTFYSVKLDHQINPDNRLSLRYNFTPITTTGIQSSGQNQPFGLNDVSRTGIATFRDTAFVIQDLQTFGGTKVNEILFNFARRGTFFTSGSDVAINITGAGFFGREPFSPVDRVEKRYEIKDNFTLSQGNHTAKFGVDFNYVDIDPARFELNFSGLFNFGSFPVSAFAALVPGFATAPALTPVQAYGLGLPQTFVQGFGKSTSTVTNKTLGLFAQDSWKIRPNLTINYGIRYDVELTPTFPTTGFSTDGFSISAAQLDAAERALNVIQGIPRDKNNFAPRIGFAYDPKGDGKTVIRADMEFSLTIHYLH, encoded by the coding sequence ATGAGGCCATTACTTCGCACCCTTGTCTATCTATCGCTACTAGGCCTACTTTTCGGTGGAACTGTTTATGTTCCTACTGCATATGCACAATCACAAGCTACTGCGGCTGATTTAGTAGGTATTATTAAAGATGAAACAGGCGCAGTTATTCCTGGTGCCACTGTAACATTAAGAAATCCACAAACAGGTAATGAACGTAGTACTACTACGGATGAGTCAGGAACTTATAAATTTTTAGCCATACCACCTAGCACATATGAGGTAAGTATTGAAGCTGCTGGTTTTAATAGAACAGTAAATGAAAATGTTGTTTTAACTTTAGGTCAGGCGGCTAGATTAGATATAGAGCTTAAAATTGCAGGTGATGTTAGTGAAGAAATTATTGTTACTGCCGCACCTGCTGTTGTAGAAACTTCTAAAACAGCAGTGACCCAAACAATTGATGAAGAAAGAATTGATAACCTTCCAATCAATGGGCGTAACTTCTTAAACTTTGCTTTAACAAACGCTCAAATTGGTCGGGATAATTCCCCACCTGTTGGCCCGGCACCAACAACAGGGTTAAATTTTGCTGGTCAACGTGCGCGTTCTAATCTAGTGCAAGTTGATGGTGCAGATAATATTGATAACTCTGTAAATGCTGCTCGTTCAACGGTTAGCCAAGAAGCAGTTCAAGAATTCCAAGTAGTAATAAATAGCTTTGCTGCTGAATTTGGCCGAACAGCAGGGGGTGTAGTTAATATTGTTACTAAGTCTGGTACAAATGATTTTCATGGTAATGTGTTTGGATTTTTACGCCAAAGAGCAATCCAGGCTCGTAATGCGCTGGCTTTCCAACCACCTGGCACGGATAGACCTGCTTTTACTCGTGGTCAATATGGATTTAGTTTAGGTGGCCCTCTACAAAAAAATAAAACTTTTTTCTTTATTGCCTTAGACCAAACTAGACGACAAGAATCAGGGTTTTCTCAAATTGGGCTAGATCCTGCTGTTTTTGATAGTACAGCAGAACAAAGAGCTTTTATTGCTGCTAATGCTGGCACTACAGCAGGCGGACTTTATCAACAATTAACAGTTGCTGGTGCAGGTGTAGCTAGAACAGGAATTAACCCATTAAATGGGATGAGACAATTCTTTGTCACTGCATTGCTTTCTGGAGGACAATTTGGCGCAATTCCTGCAAGTTTTCGTCCACTTTCAAACATACAAAATGTTTATCCAATTAGTGATAAGTTTACCTTTTACTCTGTAAAACTAGACCATCAAATTAACCCAGATAACCGCCTGTCCTTGCGTTATAACTTTACACCAATTACAACCACAGGTATTCAATCATCAGGACAAAACCAACCATTTGGTCTAAATGATGTGTCTCGTACCGGAATTGCAACTTTCCGTGATACCGCGTTTGTTATTCAAGATTTGCAAACTTTTGGCGGTACAAAAGTTAATGAAATACTCTTTAACTTTGCTAGACGTGGTACTTTCTTTACTTCTGGCTCAGATGTAGCAATAAATATTACTGGTGCTGGTTTCTTTGGCCGTGAACCATTCTCACCTGTAGACCGCGTAGAAAAACGCTATGAAATTAAAGATAACTTTACCCTCTCACAAGGTAATCATACTGCTAAATTTGGGGTAGATTTTAATTATGTTGATATTGACCCTGCTAGATTTGAGCTAAACTTTTCAGGTTTATTTAATTTTGGGTCATTTCCTGTTTCAGCCTTTGCTGCTTTGGTTCCAGGTTTTGCTACTGCTCCAGCACTTACACCAGTTCAAGCTTATGGTTTAGGACTTCCTCAAACCTTTGTTCAAGGATTTGGTAAATCTACTTCTACAGTAACTAATAAAACACTAGGTCTTTTTGCTCAAGATAGTTGGAAAATACGTCCAAATCTAACCATTAATTATGGTATTCGTTATGATGTTGAGCTAACACCAACATTTCCAACAACTGGCTTTAGTACAGATGGTTTTTCTATTAGTGCAGCACAATTAGATGCAGCGGAAAGAGCCTTAAATGTAATTCAAGGTATTCCACGAGATAAAAACAATTTTGCTCCTCGTATAGGCTTTGCATATGATCCTAAAGGAGATGGTAAAACTGTAATTCGCGCTGATATGGAATTTTCTTTGACCATCCACTACTTGCATTAG
- a CDS encoding DnaJ domain-containing protein, with protein MVESYNEQCSNLRCSQPLGGPSGRCLTCNSLLMGILVRNRCLVKQLVSRGGFGTTYLVEDQDCFDEPRILKELRPAHLENNDSESDTQNRKATAERLFKREAQTLLNLNHRGIPRLYAYFLENNYSYLLQEYIPGVNLAEAALEKGETYDEREARALLREIAEILDYLHNQNPCLIHRDIKPQNLMRHTDGRLLLIDFGAVCRAVNKASSQTLIGSPGYAPPEQTFGQPVPQSDLYASAATVVRLLTGIHPSQLTNKHTDRIEWQQHVVVSEPFRDLLNRLLVRDPELRINSASEVLQRLKDMEHIPALVRGIRPTPKVSLPSNDPTTATIDMENHTAEEVYDMGALMQALLVVSAPDIASVIKELSKVDTGSLGDIPVPVILFSCYHLGLSGELTLINGDIKKIVYFDQGAIVFASSSKKEERLGEHLLRNSRISAEEFLRATKIVDETGERMGGVLLKLGIISLEELTPIVVEHVSHITYSTFNWTSGSYKFEIKPAITEAIKMPFSTADIIFEGIRRLDNLELIKQWLGDFTRPLRATNDPLLLYQAVTLYPQEGYIVSRIDSAMSVEEILSLGGLPENETLRTICGLLSIGMLELATEIEKVKPIKQTAVSRVLSHPSPLPQDLDFSTVAAFCYEVESKLANIDSSDAYGVLEVSRNATEAEINEAYNNLARKFHPDRNSQLLNYQISLKAELEKIFTSISSAYEMLKSPVARNRQNNTKINKEPNKQFNFSQSNNFLEDTSYSGFYYSGVTTRTYRKNQNNQSIPQTAQEWFDYGQRLYFESSYGEARDALQKAIQLQPNFAEYHFYLARALSKLTGMFQAAELEFYRALELKKNYIPKNFFPTRQNN; from the coding sequence ATGGTTGAGTCTTATAATGAGCAATGCTCAAATCTACGTTGTAGTCAACCATTAGGTGGCCCTTCAGGTCGTTGCTTAACTTGTAACTCATTGTTAATGGGTATCTTAGTTCGTAACCGTTGCTTGGTAAAACAATTAGTTAGCCGAGGTGGGTTTGGTACTACTTATTTAGTAGAAGACCAGGATTGTTTTGATGAACCTAGAATCTTAAAAGAACTTCGTCCTGCACATTTAGAAAATAACGATTCAGAAAGTGATACACAAAACCGTAAAGCTACTGCCGAGAGGTTATTTAAGCGTGAAGCTCAAACCTTACTTAACCTTAATCATAGAGGTATACCTAGGTTATATGCTTACTTTTTAGAAAATAATTATTCTTATTTGCTACAAGAATATATACCGGGAGTTAATCTAGCTGAAGCGGCACTGGAAAAAGGCGAAACCTATGATGAAAGAGAAGCTAGAGCTTTACTAAGAGAAATTGCAGAAATTCTAGATTATTTACATAATCAAAATCCCTGTCTAATTCATCGAGATATAAAGCCACAAAACTTAATGCGTCATACTGATGGGAGATTGCTATTAATTGATTTTGGTGCAGTTTGTCGGGCAGTTAATAAAGCTAGTAGTCAAACTCTTATTGGCTCACCAGGCTATGCTCCTCCAGAACAAACCTTTGGTCAACCTGTTCCACAAAGTGACCTTTATGCTTCAGCCGCAACAGTTGTAAGACTGCTAACAGGTATTCATCCATCACAATTAACTAATAAACATACAGACCGAATAGAATGGCAACAACATGTTGTAGTTAGTGAGCCTTTTAGAGATTTACTTAATCGCCTGCTAGTACGTGATCCTGAACTTCGTATAAATAGCGCGTCAGAAGTTTTACAAAGACTTAAAGATATGGAACATATACCAGCTTTAGTACGTGGTATTCGTCCAACTCCTAAAGTCAGTTTGCCTAGTAATGATCCTACAACTGCTACTATAGATATGGAGAATCATACGGCGGAAGAAGTCTATGATATGGGAGCTTTAATGCAGGCTTTACTAGTGGTTTCTGCTCCAGATATTGCTAGTGTTATTAAAGAATTATCAAAAGTAGATACGGGTTCTTTAGGTGATATACCAGTGCCAGTAATACTATTTTCTTGCTATCACTTAGGTCTTTCTGGTGAGCTAACATTAATTAATGGAGATATTAAAAAGATAGTATATTTTGATCAAGGTGCAATAGTATTTGCTTCTAGCTCTAAAAAAGAAGAACGTTTAGGAGAACACTTGCTAAGAAACAGTAGAATTTCTGCTGAAGAGTTTCTTAGAGCTACTAAAATAGTAGATGAAACTGGTGAAAGGATGGGAGGAGTATTACTTAAACTAGGTATTATAAGTTTAGAAGAATTAACTCCAATTGTAGTTGAACATGTTTCTCATATCACTTACTCAACTTTTAATTGGACATCTGGAAGTTACAAGTTTGAAATAAAGCCTGCTATTACTGAAGCAATAAAAATGCCTTTTTCTACAGCAGATATTATTTTTGAAGGTATTCGTAGGCTAGATAATTTAGAGTTAATTAAACAATGGTTGGGTGATTTTACTAGACCACTGCGTGCCACCAATGACCCATTGTTACTTTATCAAGCTGTCACTTTATATCCACAAGAAGGTTATATAGTTTCTCGTATTGATTCAGCAATGTCTGTAGAAGAAATACTGTCTCTAGGGGGATTACCAGAAAATGAAACCTTACGCACTATTTGTGGTTTGTTATCAATTGGGATGCTGGAGTTAGCTACAGAAATAGAGAAAGTAAAGCCAATAAAGCAAACGGCTGTATCTAGAGTTTTATCACACCCTAGCCCACTTCCACAGGATTTAGATTTTTCAACTGTTGCAGCATTTTGTTATGAAGTAGAAAGTAAATTAGCAAATATTGACTCTTCAGATGCTTATGGAGTTTTAGAAGTTTCTCGTAATGCTACAGAAGCAGAAATCAATGAAGCTTATAACAATTTAGCAAGAAAATTTCACCCAGACCGCAATAGTCAACTACTTAATTATCAAATTAGCTTAAAGGCAGAACTGGAAAAGATTTTTACTTCTATTTCTAGTGCTTATGAAATGCTAAAAAGTCCTGTCGCTAGAAACCGTCAAAACAATACAAAAATCAATAAAGAGCCAAATAAACAATTTAACTTTTCTCAATCAAATAATTTTTTAGAAGATACATCATATTCAGGATTTTACTATAGCGGTGTCACCACACGTACTTATCGGAAAAATCAAAACAACCAAAGCATTCCACAAACTGCCCAAGAGTGGTTTGATTATGGACAAAGGCTTTATTTTGAAAGTTCTTATGGTGAAGCAAGGGATGCTTTACAAAAAGCAATTCAATTACAACCTAATTTTGCTGAATATCATTTTTATCTTGCTCGGGCATTATCAAAATTAACAGGAATGTTTCAAGCCGCAGAATTAGAGTTTTATCGCGCTTTAGAGCTAAAAAAAAATTACATTCCTAAAAATTTTTTCCCGACCAGGCAAAACAATTAA
- a CDS encoding serine/threonine-protein phosphatase → MTKVDAPCVITSVYASSDTGNFRDNNEDNFIIADLVNGQGYSFPQSIRRNIENNRLLMAVSDGIGGREGGEIASAIAVYGLRLELLRLASKSAIYEVDWLVKALEHINKLIWRAGKENHQLKGMGATITAALISGSRVYIAEVGDSRAYLLRNNQIKQITTDQSLFEILSQTSDMEIERQPSETTRNIILQSVGGQENLDVAVTILELCQDDFLLICSDGLSNNLTATEIEETITKSPNLEQAVTSMIELSKERGGEDNITLILAKFEGDALPKSTGKSITSSLKVLTAFNPLSNNKGKQKRITQQMVSELQEREEKVFRSTLGVMSPTSYPARSQALSESDKSIELLHNSANQLVKVVEQIQVLEKWLEQQGRLDPALQKAIVHLEHAIKNTQKIEIVARKARNLIERLTAKNIYPKDS, encoded by the coding sequence ATGACAAAAGTAGATGCACCTTGTGTAATTACCTCGGTTTATGCTTCTTCTGATACAGGTAATTTTAGGGATAATAACGAAGATAATTTTATTATTGCTGATTTAGTAAATGGACAAGGCTATAGTTTCCCTCAGTCTATCCGACGTAACATAGAAAATAACCGGCTACTAATGGCTGTATCTGATGGAATAGGTGGTAGAGAAGGTGGAGAAATAGCTTCTGCTATAGCTGTTTATGGACTACGGTTAGAACTTTTACGACTTGCTAGTAAGTCGGCTATTTATGAAGTAGATTGGCTAGTAAAAGCTTTAGAACACATTAATAAATTAATTTGGCGGGCCGGGAAAGAAAATCACCAATTAAAAGGTATGGGGGCAACTATTACGGCTGCTTTAATATCAGGGAGTCGTGTTTATATTGCTGAAGTTGGAGACTCTCGTGCTTATTTATTAAGAAATAACCAAATTAAACAAATTACTACTGATCAATCTTTGTTTGAAATATTATCTCAAACATCAGATATGGAAATAGAACGACAACCATCAGAAACTACACGTAATATTATTTTACAGTCTGTAGGAGGACAAGAAAACTTGGATGTTGCTGTAACCATTCTTGAATTATGTCAGGATGACTTTCTATTAATATGTTCTGATGGATTATCTAATAATTTAACAGCTACAGAAATAGAGGAAACTATTACTAAATCGCCTAACCTTGAACAAGCTGTAACTTCAATGATTGAATTAAGCAAAGAAAGAGGAGGAGAGGATAACATAACCTTAATACTTGCAAAATTTGAAGGGGACGCTTTACCAAAAAGTACTGGTAAATCTATAACTAGTTCCTTAAAAGTATTAACAGCATTTAATCCACTTTCAAATAACAAAGGAAAACAAAAACGCATTACCCAACAAATGGTTTCAGAACTACAAGAAAGAGAAGAAAAAGTGTTTCGTTCTACATTAGGAGTAATGTCACCTACTTCTTACCCAGCACGTAGCCAAGCTTTATCAGAAAGTGACAAATCCATAGAACTGCTTCATAATTCAGCTAATCAATTAGTTAAAGTTGTAGAGCAGATACAGGTTTTGGAAAAATGGTTAGAACAACAAGGCAGGCTAGACCCTGCTTTACAAAAGGCTATTGTTCATTTAGAACATGCTATTAAAAATACACAAAAAATAGAAATTGTTGCACGTAAAGCAAGAAATTTAATTGAACGTTTAACGGCTAAGAATATTTATCCAAAAGATAGCTAA
- a CDS encoding serine/threonine-protein phosphatase, with translation MGFVTSTIVGLTDIGLVRENNEDAFVIAYPKTGQRLADRCRVTLPIDTNSLLLVVSDGMGGARAGEVASSMTVKTLMSEIPRLPKILSPHSRLEAAIEAANFAVWQKQQLDLSLKGMGATVTSIFIERDWVYISEVGDSRAYIIRDGSIRQLTNDQTILQFLLDSGAISQETAEKSSYKNVLLQAIGQQEHLQVACSSMKLQNQDIFLLCSDGLYGKVDNQEIQSTIYESASLDIAAHRLINLAKERGGEDNITLILAQFEGQALEIKAQESISNSINVISKFNPDTQTKAQPMRKMREAAYQDWLAMAVVDYFVETEQQKLALMSLGRYGDYIAFRKGDGLVFQGEKGPETQYHYWLVSGRYRVEIELVSGQRSTLAIIVPPTDMRSNDEILQDLVYNVPIRRQFFTASLSMLTQANQRNATIWCEDNENIAIRVPMMVYQRVAEILGSRFLNAVKHS, from the coding sequence ATGGGTTTTGTTACTTCTACAATAGTAGGTCTTACAGATATAGGATTAGTAAGGGAAAATAATGAAGATGCTTTTGTTATTGCTTATCCTAAAACAGGTCAGCGTTTGGCTGATCGCTGTAGGGTGACTTTACCTATAGATACTAATAGTTTACTCTTAGTTGTTTCTGATGGTATGGGGGGAGCAAGAGCAGGTGAAGTAGCTAGTTCAATGACAGTTAAAACATTAATGTCAGAAATTCCTAGGCTTCCTAAAATACTTTCTCCACATAGTAGATTAGAAGCAGCTATTGAAGCAGCTAATTTTGCTGTTTGGCAAAAACAACAATTAGATCTTTCGCTAAAAGGAATGGGAGCAACTGTTACATCAATTTTTATTGAGCGTGATTGGGTATATATTTCTGAAGTAGGTGATAGTCGAGCCTATATTATTCGTGATGGTTCAATAAGACAACTGACTAATGATCAAACTATTTTGCAATTTCTACTAGATAGTGGAGCTATTAGCCAAGAAACAGCAGAAAAAAGTTCTTATAAAAATGTTTTATTACAAGCAATTGGACAACAAGAACATTTACAAGTAGCTTGTAGTTCAATGAAGCTACAAAACCAAGATATATTTTTGCTTTGTTCTGATGGATTGTATGGCAAAGTTGATAACCAAGAAATACAGTCAACTATTTATGAATCTGCTTCTTTGGATATAGCAGCACATCGTCTAATTAATTTAGCTAAAGAGCGTGGTGGAGAAGACAACATTACATTAATTCTAGCTCAATTTGAAGGCCAAGCACTTGAAATTAAAGCTCAAGAATCAATAAGTAATTCTATTAATGTTATTTCAAAGTTTAACCCTGATACCCAAACCAAGGCCCAGCCTATGCGAAAAATGCGTGAGGCCGCCTATCAAGACTGGTTAGCAATGGCTGTGGTTGATTATTTTGTAGAAACAGAACAACAAAAATTAGCTTTAATGTCACTGGGCCGTTATGGTGATTACATAGCATTTCGTAAGGGAGATGGACTTGTATTTCAAGGAGAAAAGGGCCCAGAAACCCAATATCATTATTGGTTAGTCTCTGGACGATATAGAGTAGAAATTGAACTTGTTTCAGGTCAACGCTCAACTTTAGCCATCATTGTTCCACCTACAGATATGCGTTCTAATGATGAAATTCTCCAAGACTTAGTCTATAACGTACCTATTAGAAGACAGTTTTTTACAGCTTCGCTCTCTATGCTAACGCAAGCTAATCAACGTAATGCTACAATTTGGTGTGAAGATAATGAAAATATTGCTATTCGTGTCCCAATGATGGTTTATCAAAGAGTAGCAGAAATTCTTGGCAGTCGATTTCTTAATGCTGTAAAACATTCGTAA
- the clpX gene encoding ATP-dependent Clp protease ATP-binding subunit ClpX — protein sequence MVRFTEEVPRCSFCHKSNREVKKLIAGPSVYICNECINICNDILLDNTKEVEPHQSGLPAPIEIKRFLDQYVIQQDETKKRLAVAVYQHYKRIAVKKKGGANKKNDVEVQKSNVLLIGPTGTGKTLLAQTLARMLDVPFCIADATTLTEAGYVGEDVENIISKLLEAANGDLEQAQIGIVYLDEIDKVSRKDENPSITRDVSGEGVQQSLLKVLEGTEIFVPQARGARYAQQDRVKVDTTNILFVCGGAFVGLDKIIERRLGGKALGFQADVSKRRFSVKSNMLSHVEPQDLIKYGMIPEFVGRLPSISSLHELDEVALIEILTKPKNALIKQYQALFELDGIRMTYTDSAIEAIARKTMELKVGARGLRIVLEKIMLDAFYTLPSQRKIKKFILTSEMVESGLLSLQALEQVG from the coding sequence ATAGTGAGATTTACTGAGGAAGTACCGCGTTGTTCGTTTTGTCATAAATCGAACCGTGAAGTAAAAAAGCTAATTGCTGGGCCATCGGTCTATATTTGTAATGAATGTATTAATATCTGTAATGACATATTACTAGATAATACTAAAGAAGTAGAGCCTCATCAAAGTGGGCTACCTGCTCCAATAGAAATAAAACGTTTTCTGGATCAATATGTAATTCAGCAAGATGAAACAAAAAAACGCCTGGCTGTAGCGGTTTATCAACATTATAAGCGTATTGCAGTAAAGAAAAAGGGTGGAGCTAATAAAAAGAATGATGTAGAAGTACAGAAAAGCAATGTTTTATTAATCGGGCCAACTGGTACAGGAAAAACTTTACTTGCACAAACTCTAGCACGAATGCTAGATGTCCCATTTTGCATTGCTGATGCAACTACTTTAACTGAAGCAGGTTATGTTGGTGAGGATGTAGAAAATATTATTAGCAAGCTATTAGAAGCAGCTAACGGTGATTTAGAACAAGCTCAGATAGGAATTGTTTATTTAGATGAGATTGATAAAGTCTCGCGTAAAGATGAAAACCCTTCTATAACTCGTGATGTTTCTGGCGAGGGGGTACAGCAGTCTTTATTAAAGGTATTGGAGGGAACAGAAATTTTTGTTCCTCAAGCACGGGGGGCCCGTTATGCCCAACAGGATAGAGTTAAAGTAGACACTACTAATATTTTATTTGTATGTGGCGGTGCTTTTGTTGGTTTAGATAAAATTATTGAACGTCGCTTAGGTGGAAAAGCCCTAGGGTTTCAAGCTGATGTTAGCAAGCGACGCTTTAGCGTTAAGTCAAATATGCTTAGTCATGTTGAGCCTCAAGACTTAATAAAATATGGAATGATTCCTGAATTTGTTGGCCGATTACCTTCTATTAGCTCTTTACATGAGCTAGATGAAGTTGCATTAATTGAAATATTAACTAAACCCAAAAATGCTTTAATTAAACAGTACCAAGCACTATTTGAGTTAGATGGTATTCGTATGACTTACACTGATTCAGCCATAGAAGCAATTGCACGTAAGACTATGGAATTAAAAGTAGGAGCAAGAGGTTTAAGAATAGTGCTAGAAAAAATTATGTTAGACGCTTTTTATACCCTACCCTCACAACGTAAGATAAAGAAATTTATCCTTACAAGTGAAATGGTAGAAAGCGGTTTACTTTCACTTCAAGCTTTAGAGCAAGTTGGTTAA
- a CDS encoding DUF4388 domain-containing protein, which yields MQQTSLIDTSEIKFLKDCDTLSGLGEEILKVIYNYGQVLIIEPGNTIFVANQAAEKFYIVKSGIVEICREDEPGQLKVVAYMGISTSLGEITMLTGSSYTSYARMPGGGEIFAISRDIFLSLLDILPEFGKSLSTLFASRLEALIKHTKIDRREQFRGNFKFFDLTTIIQTIVSSRLTGTLRINNYREESIAEVNFEEGEIRGAYLGNLVGEDAFYQLFQPPLKEGTFDFKSGPIQHTGNSRYDIFQPASALLIEAARQQDELQEMSRKINVRDVFTPAKATLLWLGEESFMELANQVFQILKISPLSVAQLQEKVGRCSYLIYSVIKIMLVTKQIKRTDLKIKE from the coding sequence ATGCAACAAACCAGTTTAATAGATACTTCAGAAATAAAATTCCTTAAAGACTGTGATACTTTAAGCGGACTAGGCGAGGAAATCTTAAAAGTTATTTATAACTATGGTCAAGTTCTTATAATTGAACCTGGCAACACGATTTTTGTTGCTAATCAAGCAGCAGAAAAGTTTTATATTGTAAAAAGTGGTATTGTAGAAATTTGCCGCGAAGATGAGCCAGGGCAATTAAAAGTAGTAGCCTATATGGGTATCTCTACTTCTCTAGGCGAAATAACTATGTTAACAGGCTCAAGTTATACTTCTTATGCTAGAATGCCTGGAGGAGGAGAAATTTTTGCAATTAGTAGAGATATATTTTTATCTTTATTAGATATATTGCCAGAATTTGGTAAATCTTTATCTACTTTATTTGCTAGTCGTTTAGAAGCATTAATTAAACATACTAAGATAGACAGAAGAGAGCAATTTCGTGGTAATTTTAAGTTTTTTGACCTAACAACCATAATTCAAACTATTGTTAGTTCTCGCCTTACAGGAACTTTAAGAATAAATAATTATAGAGAAGAATCTATAGCAGAAGTAAACTTTGAAGAAGGAGAAATTCGAGGAGCTTATCTAGGAAATTTAGTAGGAGAAGATGCTTTTTACCAGCTTTTCCAGCCACCTCTAAAGGAAGGGACTTTTGATTTTAAGAGCGGCCCAATTCAGCATACTGGCAATAGTCGTTATGATATTTTCCAACCAGCTTCAGCCCTTTTAATAGAAGCAGCACGCCAACAAGATGAATTACAGGAAATGAGTAGAAAAATTAATGTAAGGGACGTTTTTACTCCTGCTAAAGCTACATTGCTTTGGTTAGGAGAAGAATCTTTTATGGAACTAGCTAATCAAGTTTTTCAAATACTAAAAATTTCTCCTTTATCAGTCGCACAATTACAAGAAAAAGTAGGTCGTTGTTCTTATTTAATTTATTCTGTAATTAAAATTATGTTGGTTACTAAGCAAATAAAGAGAACAGATCTAAAAATTAAAGAGTAA
- a CDS encoding response regulator — protein sequence MKRVLVVDDEEDIRDLLYDILSDSGYEVVLAEDGLKAVSEVKKNPPDLIILDVMMPVISGPRLMLLLRSYTEPVSKIPIIICSASHVVDEILHSDEFDVQPEDCISKPFQVKDLLRKVQDRIGL from the coding sequence ATGAAAAGAGTTCTTGTAGTAGATGATGAAGAAGATATCAGAGACCTTTTATATGACATCTTATCTGACTCTGGCTATGAAGTAGTTTTAGCTGAAGATGGCTTAAAAGCCGTTAGTGAAGTTAAAAAAAACCCACCTGATTTAATTATTTTAGATGTTATGATGCCTGTAATTAGTGGCCCACGCTTAATGCTTTTACTACGTTCTTATACTGAACCTGTTAGTAAAATACCTATTATTATTTGTTCTGCATCACACGTTGTTGATGAGATTTTACATTCTGATGAATTTGATGTTCAGCCAGAAGATTGTATTTCCAAACCTTTCCAAGTTAAAGATTTACTTCGTAAAGTGCAAGACCGTATAGGTCTTTAA